In Arvicola amphibius chromosome 1, mArvAmp1.2, whole genome shotgun sequence, one DNA window encodes the following:
- the LOC119821753 gene encoding olfactory receptor 2AG2-like: MELWNSTLGNGFILVGILDGSGAPKLLCATVTVLYTLALTSNGLLLLVITVDAQLHVPMYLLLRQLSLIDLLFTSVVTPKAVMDFILKDNTISFGGCALQMALALMLGSTEDLLLAFMAYDRYVAICHPLNYMIFMSPRICCLVLATSWILASLTAVGHTVYTMHFPLCMSQEIRHLLCEILPLLKLSCVDTSQYELMVYVTGVTFLLLPLSAIVTSYTLILFTVLHMPSNEGKKKALFTCLSHLTVVGMFYGAATFMYVLPSSLHNTKQDNIISIFYTIVTPALNPLIYSLRNKEVIGALRRVLGRYILPSHPTI; the protein is encoded by the coding sequence ATGGAGCTCTGGAACTCCACCTTGGGAAATGGCTTCATCTTGGTTGGAATTCTGGATGGCAGTGGCGCACCTAAACTGCTCTGTGCCACAGTCACAGTTCTGTATACTTTGGCACTGACCAGCAATGGACTGCTGCTTCTGGTCATCACAGTGGATGCCCAGCTCCATGTGCCCATGTACCTCCTACTTAGACAGCTGTCTCTCATTGACCTCCTCTTCACATCAGTCGTTACTCCCAAGGCTGTgatggattttattttgaaagacaaCACCATATCTTTTGGAGGCTGTGCCCTTCAGATGGCTCTAGCATTGATGCTGGGCAGTACAGAGGACctccttctggccttcatggcctATGACAGGTATGTGGCCATTTGTCATCCTCTGAACTACATGATCTTTATGAGTCCTAGAATCTGCTGTCTTGTATTGGCCACATCATGGATCCTGGCCTCTCTGACTGCAGTAGGTCATACTGTGTATACTATGCACTTCCCTCTCTGTATGTCCCAGGAGATTAGACACCTGCTCTGTGAGATCCTGCCTTTGCTGAAGCTGTCCTGTGTAGATACTTCCCAATATGAGCTCATGGTTTATGTGACAGGGGTAACATTCCTGTTACTCCCCCTTTCTGCCATTGTTACCTCCTACACACTAATTCTGTTCACAGTGCTACATATGCCATCaaatgaagggaaaaagaaagcccTTTTCACATGCCTTTCCCACTTGACAGTGGTAGGGATGTTCTATGGAGCTGCCACCTTCATGTATGTCCTACCAAGTTCATTGCACAACACCAAGCAAGACAATATCATCTCTATATTTTATACAATTGTCACTCCAGCTCTGAACCCcctcatctacagcctgaggaataAGGAGGTTATTGGGGCTTTGAGAAGGGTCCTGGGCAGATACATCCTGCCATCACACCCCACTATTTAA